One genomic segment of Fervidobacterium pennivorans includes these proteins:
- the rpsJ gene encoding 30S ribosomal protein S10: MPGQKIRIRLRAYDHRLLDESAKKIVEVAKQTNAKVSGPIPLPTERTLYVVLRSPLKHKDSREQFEKKIHKRLIDIIEPNSKTIDALMKINLPAGVDVEINL, translated from the coding sequence ATGCCAGGACAGAAAATTAGAATCAGACTCAGGGCATATGACCATAGATTACTAGATGAATCTGCTAAGAAGATAGTGGAAGTAGCTAAGCAAACAAATGCAAAGGTTTCCGGACCAATTCCACTACCAACGGAAAGAACGCTTTACGTTGTTCTCAGGTCACCATTGAAACATAAAGACTCACGTGAGCAATTTGAAAAGAAAATACACAAGAGACTTATAGATATCATTGAACCCAATTCAAAAACGATTGACGCTCTGATGAAGATAAATCTTCCAGCAGGTGTCGACGTTGAAATCAATCTGTGA